The Clostridiales bacterium FE2011 sequence GGGATAATCACTCAGGATGGTGGCGGTGGCGTCCGCGGGGTCGTAGCAGTTGTTCAGCAGGACCTCGATATCGGCGTCATCCGCGCTCAGCGGCAGGCTGCGGACCTGGAAGGCCTCGCCGTCTGACCGGTAGTTCATGGACAGGGGAACTTCCTTTGTGTCCAGTTCCACGTTCAGCTCATATCCGCCGTAATCCGCGGAGCGCCAGCCGAGGGTGCAGGTTTCGGCCTGTCCGTCGGCCGCAAAATTGACGGTGCGGGTAAAGCCGGAGTTCTTGCTGGAAAGGGTCCGGGTTTCGGAAAGCAGGGTGCCGTCTTCCCGGAAGGAATAGATGTTTTCACCGGAGTTCCAGGAGGGGAACATGGACACGTCCGCCCGCAGCGTCAGTTCGGAACGGACAAAGGCAATATCGCCGGTCCAGGTGTTGTATTCCTCCACGAAGCGGCGCGCCTGGGTTTCATCCGGGTAAACATAGACGATAAAAACGCTGTAATCGCCGCCGGCCTTCTCAGCTTCCGCTTCGGAGACGTTCTGCTTTGAGAAGATGACTTTTTCAGCGCCTTCATTAAAATCAAGCTCGTTGATCTGCAGGTTGGAGACCATCCGGTCCAGCGCCAGCTTCACGACGCCGTTTTCCACGGAGAAGTCCGTGATCCGCGTGGTCGGGGCCAGGCCTTCGGGCAGGGTAATGTCCGCGGCGGAAACCGGGATGGTTTTCATACTGTCAAGCAGGACGTAGCCGCCCTTGGGAGCAGCCGCCTGCGCGGATACTGCCAGGCAGACCGCCATTATCAATACAAAAGCCAGGGTCAGAGCACGTTTCATTCCACGCTGCCCTCCTTTCGCGGCTTCAGCAAGCCGAATCACCTTTCATTATACTCTTGAACTTTGTTTTTTTGCAATGCATGTCCCTGTACCGTCCGTCCTTTTTGTGCTTTTCTTCCGGAAACAAAAAACGGAACGGTCTTCAAACCGTTCCGTTATGAATCTACCATCAGAGATTGACGAAATTGACCATCGGCTCCCGGGGCGTCTTGGCCCGCTCGCACTTCAGCTCGTTCAGCATCAGGGCGGTCTGTCCGTCCGGTCCCTGCACCATCTTGCAGCGGGCGGTCAGGGTGAAGTAGGTCTTGTTGTCCGGGGTGCGCTCTCCCTTGCAGACCCAGCCGCAGGGCGCCACGTCGTTGGCGCAGCAGGTCATGGCCTCCCGGGCGAAGTAGTAGAAGCCCTTGGGGAATTCCCGGCGCTTCCAGGCCTGGCCCACAAGGGAAACCACCTTGCCGTCATAGCGCTCCGGATGCTCCATGCTGTCCACATAGAACAGGCCGAACTGCTCCTCGGAAATCTGGATCACGTCCGCCTTCATGTCGTAGGGCAGGTCTTCGTCCGTGATGCCGTCGTCCACCGTGCCGTCCAGGTTTTCAAACATGATCGTGGCGGCGCTGTTCATGGCGCGCAGCTGCCGGCGCCAGGAGCTCTTGTTGAAGTTCTCACCGCAGCGGTTGACATAGATCATGTCCGCGGTCTTCATCGGGTCGGTGAGGAGCTTGCGCATGTTGTTCATGTAGTTATCAAAGGTGGTGGCGTCAGCCGTGGTGACCACCTGTGCCCAGTCCCACAGGCGGGGCAGCGTGATCTCATCCAGCTTTTCCAGGCCCCACATGGTGTTGTACTCCATGATGACGCAGGTCGGCTCAATCTCCCGGTCCAGGTCCGCGAGTTTCGCTGTGGTCAGCTCGTCCTTGTTATCCAGGTTCACCAGCACACCCTTGTACTTGTCAAGGCTGTCATCGTCCCACTCGGTTTCGCCTTCCTCGCAGCACAGGATCAGCACCCGGCCGCCGTTGGTAAAGCGTTCGTTGCCCAGGACCGTCAGGCCCAGGGTGGTCTTGCCGCTTTCAATGAAACCGGTGATCAGATAAACCGGAACAAATCTCCTGATCATAAATGAAACAACTCCGTCAGCGCTTTTTCGTTCAGGTCGGCGCCGATCACGCACAGGCGGCCGGTGTAGTCCGCGCTGCCGTCGCGCATATCGATTTCGCCGGGCACATAGTCAAACTGGAACCAGCTGCCTGCCGCGTTCTGCAGGATACCCTTGGCACGCAGCACCTTGCCGTATTCCTCTTCGTCGGAAAGCTTCTCCAGGATGGAACGGATTTCCTCCTGCTCATACCGCTGCGCGGTCTCCAGGCCGATGTTGCCGAACACTTCGTCCGCGTCATGGCCTTCGCCGTGGTGGTGATGGTGATGATGATGGTCATGGTCGTGGCAGCCGCAGGTGCAGCCTTCGCCGTGCTCATGATGGTGATGTTCATGATCGTGATCATCGTCGTCATCGTCGTCATCATGATCGTGGTGATGATGGTGATGCTCGTGTTCGTCGTCATCGTCATCATCATCGTCGTGATGGTGGTGATGATGCTCATGCTCATCCTCATCGTCGTCATGATCATGGTGGTGATGGTGATGATGCTCATGTTCATCCTCATCCTCATCGTCGTCATCATCGTCATCATCCAGCGGGGCGAACCAGATGGGCTTGCCGTTCTCGATCACGTCCAGCATGAAGTCAGGTTCCATATCATCCCAGGGGGTGGTGATGATCCGGGCGTCGGGGTGCGCTTCGGCGATCAGCTGGCGGCTCTTTTCCACCCGGGCGGCGTCCAGCAGCTGGGTGCGGCTGAAGATCACCGTGGAGGCGCTCTTCACCTGGTCCAGGAAGAATTCACCGAAGTTCTTCATATACATCCGGCACTTGCCGGCGTCCACGACGGTGGCGCTGCCGCCGGTCTCGATGTCGGAATGGCGCTCCTTGGCCTTTTCGACAGCGGACAGGATTTCGCTCAGCTTGCCTACGCCGGTGGGCTCCACCAGGATGCGGTCCGGATGATAGGTGTCGATCAGCTGGTCCACCGCGGCCTGGAAGTCTCCGGCCAGGGTGCAGCAGATGCAGCCCGCGTTCAGCTCAGTCACGGTGATGCCGGCGTCCTTCATGAAACCGCCGTCAATACCGATCTCGCCGTATTCATTTTCCAGCAGCACGACCTTCTCATTCCGGAGGCGGCCGGTCAGCAGTTTTTTAATCAGCGTCGTTTTACCGGCTCCCAGGAAACCGGAGATAACGTTTACTTTGACCATTGGTACAGATCCTTCTTTCCTTACAATCGCCGGTTTTATCCGGCGCATTCCTTTTATAGCGCTTGAGCCCTTCTTTGTCAATTGTTTTTGGCTATATGATGCTTGAGTTTATGGGATTATAAAAATAGCGTTTTTATTTGCTGTCAGAAAAAGTTACGCATGAAAAAATAATGCAAAAAATGTAACAGATTGCAAAATATACGCAATAGTGATACAATTTGCACAAGCTGCACAGATTATAGAATAATCTGTTTCAGCAAAAGATTTTTGGAGGGATAAAACATGGTTAAAAAGGGAATGCTCTTGGTGGTTACTATTATTATGCTGCTATGTGTTGTATGTACGGCTCTGGCGGAGAAGCAGACTATTTCTTCTAACTGCAATACCGCTCTTTTCTATCAGTTTGATAATGGGACAACAAATGTATCTAGCCATACAGTTGCTACAAAAAAATGGAACATTGTACTTAATGTTACTCAAGGGAAATACTCAGGTGCTAGAAGTGATGGAACGGCATCTCAGGCATTTAAGGTTAATCAAACTGCGGCAATGAAAAAGTATGCAGAGAGTCCCACAAATGTGACTTATCCTTCTAGCATAGCGCCCCACACCTCCCATCCCAAGGATAAGAATGGAAATATTCAATATAATAAATTGACTGTTTCAATTAATGGAGGATCCTTTACAATTGTTTCTAAAGATACAATTAAGGTTGTAAACGGAAAAGAAAGCTATACTAATTCTAAAGTAACTTCAACATATCAATTTGCTTTTAATAAAACGTTTACTCGGTAATAAGGATGTGAAAACAATTGCGGAGATTGCTTCAACGACTGTTTTGTATTGTGCTTTGTTCACTCTTTCCTATTACAGCTGTGGGAGAAACCAATGAGGAGAAAATTCTTCACATAGGAATAGGACGTGAAGGGTGTGAATACAATTTTGCTGTGGAAAAACTGTTTTTGGAGCAGAATCCAGATTGGACTATTGTTTATCATCTTTTGGATCCAGAACAACTTTCTGTACAAATGTTGTCCGGTATGAGTGGACTTGATCTGTTAATTGTTTCTTATCAGGAAATGCTTTATCTGGCTTATCAGGATGCATTGGTAGATCTTGAGGAAGAGCATATTTTTGATTATTGGCCGGAAACCCTTTTACCTATGCGCAAGCTTCATGAGATAAATAATCATGTTTATGCTTTGCCACATACTGCTGAGTATTTTCAATGGATATGGAATCAGGATGTTGCTAATTTGCTTCAATGTAGTAAACCTGAAGAGCCCTATACTTGGGACGAATTTGCTACGCTTCTGGCAGATCCTCAGTATGATTTAGATAATGATGGTAATCGGGAGCTTGGCCTGATTATAGGTTCATCGCATGAACAGTTGAATGGTGCATTCATACCGGACATGATAGAATTATATATTTCATCGTGCGCAGAGCCACTTGGTGGATTTCAGACAGATTTGTTTAAATGCTTGATAGACAGTTTTATTGCTTTCTGGTCGAGTGAAACGGTTATGTCTTATAATCAGATTCCACTTCTTGGGGATGATATGGGCACATTGATTACTTGCTTTTCTCCCTTGACGGATATTATTTGGCAGGCAGAGGTTGAAGAAACAAATGCTTCCTATTTACTACCTCCGGTAATCGATAAAGAAAACCCAAGATATCTAGCATTTTATCAGGTGTGGTGTATGCCCAAAACAGATCAGATTAAAGAGGAAACAAAGCAATTTCTTCAGCTCCTTGTATCTGACATAGGACAAGCAGCATATACAGATCCTCAAACATGCTTTGCTAAAGAGTGGCCTGCCGAAATTATTATGGATCCAAATATGTTATCTACTTTCGATCATTTTTCTCCCAATGAGATGGGTGAATTAACATGGGAAGTTACTTTGGAGAATACAAATCACTACTTAACGATAGCATCGCCGGTATTCTATAATGGGAATGTTCGTTTGCAAACAATAGAAAACATACAGAAATTCCATCAATATTTATGTCCATATCTAAGCAATACTACTGAATTGTGGAAGGTTTTTTACAGCAATATCGGATATTATAAGGATGGACAAATGTCTTTCGATGAATTAGCAGAGAAATTGAATACGATCTGGGATATGATGATTAATGAATAGACAAAAAGGACTATATGTTGTTTTATGGATGACAGTCGCATTTCTTTGGGGGTTATCCATGTGTACTATTCATACAATAGAGATTACAGGAAGATTTGAACAAACCAATATTTCATCAAATGAAGCGTTTTATGATGATAAAAGCAGCGAGCCAGCTGCTTTTTTGTGGTATGAAGAAAAGAAACTATTTTGTCTATACATGAAAGCAAAGCTGCAAATATATGATTAAAAAATAGGATGCTTCAGAATCAAGAACACTTCGTATAATACATGGTCGATATTTCTTCGATAATGATGTTCCTAAAACAGGTATTATTCCATTAAGTTTGTTACAGATTGTGTTGTCTGGAAAGGCTTTTGATCATGAGGACTAATTGCCAACATAGAAAAATGAACCATGTCTATCCACGACGAGATATATATATGATGTTGCCAGCTTTGGGTGGCTTTATAGCTTTTTATATTCTGCCATTTGAATATATTTTTCGATCAGCATTTTGGCAAACTTCTTTTAATCATTCTTTTGCAGGAGCACTGAATTTTCTTCAGGTGATACAAGGACGCTATTTTAGCATAGCTAGTATAAACATGATATCTATTATGTTTGAAATGGTTTTTTCGGTTTTTATATTGGTTATACCGATATCTGTATTTATTCGGGAAAATAGAGATTTTTCATGGTTGCATATCATATTGCTTCTTATGGTTTTTGTTCCATCCGCGGCGTTGGGAAATACATGGCTAATTATTCCACAAATATCTTATACCAATCATTTAGCATTATTAGCAATGGCGACCTGGAAATCACTTGGAATTCCGGCTTCCATAATGCTAGTTGGCTTTGCAGCATTAGATCCTCATCAAGAGGAGGCGGCACAAATGGATGGAGCTACATTTGTCCAGCGATATTATTGGGTGGTTTTTCCGCAGATGGGTCCGTCGTTGCTTTTTATGTTGGTGTATATTCTAATACAAAGTCAGAGATTGTATAGAGAATCATATATACTTTTTGGCGATTATCCAACAACTGATGTCTATCTACTACAACATTATTTGAATCATCATTTTCAGAAACATAATTATCCACTTTTATCTGCTGCGACTTTGATAGAATTAGCCTTTGTTCTCGTATTGATTTTTGCCATGTCTGTGATATGGAGGAAAATGAAGAGATGAAAAAATGTATTGTTGAGTGGATAAAGTCCTTGATTGCAGTGCTGATTGGATTGTCTCTTATGCTGCCAGTCTGGGAAACCGTAATTTTATCATTTGTTAGGGATCAGGAATTGTCTAATATAAATATATCTGGTTTTCTATGGATCCCGCCAGTATTATCATTAACTCAATATTATACTCTGTTGGTTGATAACTCAAAGTATTTACAATCTTTTTGGAATTCTTTCTTCTTATCTTCTTGTATAACTATATTACAGGCGATAATGGCAATACCTGCTAGTTATGTGCTTTCCAAAATACAGTTTCGGGGAAGACGGGTTATACGGTGGATATTCCTTCTGGCACTAGTTTTACCTCAGCAAGTACTGCTTGTGCCTGTGTATATTTTATGTAGAACAATCGGAATATATAATAATTGGTTAAGCCTTTTGTTTCCAATGATGTTTTCTCCGCTTGGTGTATGTTTATTGATGTTTGCATTTCATATGTTTCCTGATGAACTGATGGAGGCAGCACGTATAGAAACAGGAAATATATGGACTATTATGTGGCATATAATTGTTCCTTGTCTGAAACCGTTTATATTTGTTTTGCTACTGATTTCTTTTACTGAAAGTTGGAACATGATTGAACAGCCGTTAATCTTACTATCAGATAAAACAAAATACCCTCTTTCTCTTCTGCTCAGTGGAGCTAAGGATAATGGTGGGGTTCCGGTGTGGTCAGGTGCAGTATTGTTTATGATTCCAGCCATTTTAGCATATTGGTTATCGCATGAAGATATTAATATGATGATGGAGGCTTCATCTGTCAAATGAAAGCAAAAGTGAAGGTTATCATTTGTTTTATTTGCATTATCCTATTCTTTACAATTGCCGGGAGTTCAATTCATTATTGGTTGCTTCCAAAGGTTAAACTAATTAATCCACGCACTGGAAGCCTTAAGTGTTACGCGGATATACTTGATGTTGATATTCGATCGGAGAATAAGATATCTATTGCACCACCTAAAGTGATAGATGTTTTATCACCAATATATATTAATGAGGAAGCAAGATCTATTCAGGAAGAAGAAGTATTGATGCGATATGATATAAGCAGTATTGAAGATGAACTAATTGTTGTAGAAGAACAATATGCTCAGGCAAAAGATGATTTGCTATCATTTTCTCAAGCATATAGAAAAGAAGTATTACAACTACAAAAAGAATGTGAAGGAATAAAAAAAGAAAAGGAAGAAGGAGATCAATTGTCCAAACAAGACGTTGATGAACTTGAGTTGAGGTATGAATTCATTCAAGAAAGACTACAGCTTATGGAAAATGAAGGAATTTATCAAGGTACAACTTATGATATTCTTCAATACAAACTAGATCAAATAGAAATGAAGAGGGATGAACTGAAAAACATAAAAGATAATAATGGAGAAATACGTTCTCCTATATCAGGCCATCTTCTTGGATGGAAGGGAAACGCATGGGAAATAATACCAAGCGATTCTACTTTGCAATTTGTGATATGGTTGGATGTTTCTGTAGAAGAACTGGAATCCGTTATAAATCCATTAATCATAGTGGATGATTTAGAGAAACGAGTTTCTATAGAAATAGATAGTATGAAACAATCTGCAGAAGGCACAGAAGTCATGTTTGCAGTGTCAAATGAGGATGAAAACTTTCCACTGTTATTATCCGATACTCTCAAACTAGAATATTTGTCACCGGCTAGTGGCTTGCTAGTTCCCTCGTATGCATTTGTATCGGATTCATGTTTATACATTGCCGAAAATATATGGAATGGAAATAAGAGAATAGATAGAGCAAGATTAATTGAAGTAAAGGTTATACCCGGGAATGAACAGTATTGGATTGTAACGGATGGATTGATAGATTCTGCAAACATTATTTCAAATTGGGATCGTGAACTAAATGATGGATGTGAGATAGCGATTGAACCCTAATTCATATTATATTGTGACATAAATAACAACCCCTTTGTTTCCAATAGCTTTTCTTGACTTATACGTGACAAACCGTACAATTGGTGTTATAATACCTTACACAGTTACATGCACATGCTCTTTCAGTGACATAGACGGATTGATTTGAGACATCCATTCACTTCTTTCAACGGTTTAGCATAAGGAGGAAAAGCCGTGAGATCAACCATAGGAACGGACGTCCGCAGGGCGGCAGCGCTGGCGCTGCTGGCAACGCTGCTTGTGTCCGTTTGCCTGCCTGTACCCGTGAAGGCGGACCAGGCGGACGTTGATCTGATGCTGGCAAACAGCGCTGTTTCGATGCTGAATCTCACAGACGCGGAGGGAAATTCGATCCAGCCGCGGAAAGCGCCGGAAGTGCTGGGCCGGGGGAACCCGGACGTGGCCGGGGTGGAACCGGATTACCGGGGAACCGTCGGATATGTAGCCCTGCAGACCGGCTGGGAGGTCAGCCGCTTCAATACCTTTACAGAGACGCCCTGGATGCTGCCATTGTACGGGCAGGAGGGCACGAAGTGGAAAGTCGTCGGTGCCGTGGCGCATAAGACGCCGGTGCTGGTTACAGATCAGCAGATTAAGGAAGAGAGGGGACACAAGTTCAGCGGCCACCTGCAGGTAGTCCGCCTGGACACCTTTGAGCAGACATGGATTGACGTGATCCATTTCGTCACCGCCCCCTACTGGACGCTGAGCCTGTCAGAGGCCGTCACCTACGGATACTGCATTGCCGTTTACAGCAACACCTCCGGCGTCATGCCGACGGACCGGAAGGGCAACCGCGGCACCCTGCAGGAAGGCACCCGGATCCTGATGTGCGAAAAGCGCACCGCCCGCTACATCAGCCCCGATAAGCAGAACAATCCGCTTCCGGGCATCATCTTCCGGAGCGGCGAAGAGCAGGATTCCTATTACAGGACATTCCTCTTCTTCAACGCAAACGACCTGACGCTGACCTATTAAGCAACAGAAAAACAGCACACTGTCCCACAAACGGGACAGCGTTTTTTTCTGGAGGAGAGTAAAAGGATAGCTGTGTGAGACTTGAAAAACAGTAGACTTCGGGATTATCCTTAAGATAGAAAAATATGTTTACGGCTCCGGCAGCAATGCCGGGGCTGTTTTGGTTGAGGAGGAGAAGGATGCCGGAGACGACCACAACCCTGTGCGGCCTGCGCCGTGAACTGACAAAGGATCTTTTTGAGGAACTGGCGGCGCTCCAGTGCACAACGGAGGAAATCCTGGGCTATATCGGAACCACAGAAAAGAAGCTGGAAAGCTGGTGCCGGAAGATCTACCGCCGTCCGCTGGCGGAGATGATTCCCATGATCCGCAAGGACGGCCTCATTGCCATCCGGCGGGCCAGCTTTGACCAGCTGAAGAAAAGCGCCACCATCATCAGCCAGCAGTACAACCGGTTCCTGCCCGGCGCGGGCGTGGATCCTCGGGATGACGCCGAGAACGCAATCCGCCTGCTGACGACCGCGGTGACGCCCTCCACTGAGACAATGAAGGAACTGTACGGGGAAGCGGAAGAGGGCGGTGAAGAGGCTTGAGCTTTCATTTTCAGCCCTTCTCCCGCAAGCAGAGCCAGCTGCTGAACTGGTGGCGGCCGGGTTCCGGCGTGGAAGACCGGCGCATCGTATTGGCGGATGGCGCCATCCGCAGCGGCAAAACCGTAGCCATGATCCTGTCCTTCCTGCTCTGGAGCCTGACCTGCTTCAGCGGGAAGGACTTTATCATGGCCGGGGTCACCTCCGGAGCGCTGGTGCGCAATGTGTTAGGACCGATGCTTTCCATGCTGGAGACCCTCGGCATCGCGTATGAATGGAAGCGCGGGGAAGCACGGGTGATCATCGGGAAGAACAGCTATTATCTCTTCGGCGCGGATAAGGATAACGCCCAGGATAAGCTGCAGGGTATGACGGCCGCCGGCGCCTACGCGGATGAGGCGGCCCTGTTTCCCCGCTCCTTTATCGACCAGATGATCGGCCGCTGCTCCGTGGAGGGCAGCCGGATCTTCCTGAACTGCAATCCCAACGGCGCCTGGCACTATATCAAGACAGACTTTATCGACCGGGCGGAGGAACTGGGCCTGTACCGGCTGCACTTCACCATGGACGATAACCTGACCCTGTCTCCGGAAATCCGGCAGAGCTATGCCCGGAGCTTTACCGGGGTTTTTTACCGCCAGTATATCCTGGGTGAATGGGTCAGCGCGGAGGGCGCGGTCTATCCCATGTGGGATGACAGGGAGAATACCTTTATCGAAGGAGAACGGGATCCGGAGGCGCTGCCATTCCGGGATATGCGCCGCTTCTGCGCGGTGGACTACGGCACGGTGAATCCCTGCGTTTTCCTGGATGTGCGGGATGACGGGAAAACCTTCTGGATCATGAAGGAATATTACTGGAATTCCACCTCCAAACGCCGCCAGAAAACAGACGCGGAATACGCCAATGACCTGGCGGAGTTCCTGGGGAATGACCGGAACACGCAGATCATTGTGGATCCCAGCGCGGCCAGTTTCAAGGCGGAACTCCGGAACCGGGGCTTCCGGGTGCTGGACGCGAAGAACGACGTCCGGGAAGGCATCGCCACCACGGCGGTATGCATCAGCAACCGGCGGATCCGGGTGGAGCGGAACCGGTGTCCGGCCCTGCTGGGGGAGGTTCACAGCTATGTGTGGGATGAGAAGGCCAGGATGAAAGGGGAGGAGCGGCCGGTGAAGGTGCATGATCACGCGATGGACGCGGTGAGATACTTATGTCACACGAAAGCGTCCCGTTTTCGCAGGTAAACAGCGAAAACATGGGACGCTTTCGTGTTAATGAATACTGAAAACTTAAAACTGAAAACTTAAAAATACTATAGAGTCTACGGTTGAGGGTGTTTCCCTGTGGTGGGTAACATGAGAATAATTATGAATTATGAATTGTGAATTGAAAAATCGCCGTGTTCGCGGCGCAGACGGTTATGCCAACGCGGCGGCGTTTCTGGGAGAGGATTCGACGCTGCTTTCGTCCGGGACGTTTCTCCGATCCGGACTGACATCGGATCCGGAACTTTTGACGGCCATGTACCGGGAATCCTGGCTGACGAAGCGGATTATTGATACGCCGTCGGAAGATATGACCCGCGCCTGGTACCGGCTTTCCTCCTCCGTGGATCCGGAAGAGATCCACGTCCTGCGCAGGCTGGAAGCCCGGCACAGCGTGAAGCAGGAGCTGACCAATGCCCTGCGCTGGGCCCGGCTGTATGGCGGATCGCTGGCCCTGATGGTGATCCGGGGAGAGGAAGGAAGGCTGGATCAGCCGCTGGAGCAGGAGATGCTGCTGCCGGACTGCTTTCAGGGCCTGCTGGTGCTGGACCGGGCACAGGGAATCGAGCCCTCGGCGGAACTGGTTTCGGACCTGGATGATCCGGATTTCGGCCTGCCGGAATACTATACCGTGAACCTGGACACGGAAAACTATCGTATGGTGCGGCTGCATCACTCCCGGGTGCTGCGCTTTATCGGCAGGGAACTGCCGAGGGGAGAAACCATCCGGGAGAACTTCTGGGGTGCCAGTGAAATGGAGCATATCCGGGATGAACTGCTCAAGCGCAGCGCGGCTTCCGCCAACATCGCCCAGCTGATCTTCCAGGCGAATATCACCACGCTGAAGATGTCTGACTTCGGCGAACTCCTGGGTGCCGGAACAGAGGAACAGCGAAAGAGTGTGGAATACGCCATGGGGATGGAAAACCGGTTCCGGACTTCCTTCGGCATCCAGCTGCTTTCCCGGGATGATTCCCTGGAGAATCATCCCTATTCCTTTACGGGATTGAGTGAGATCTATGAGCAGTTCATGATGGACATGGCCGGTGCGGCAGAAATCCCGGCGACCAGACTGTTCGGCCGTTCGCCCCAGGGGATGAACGCCACCGGAGAATCAGACCTGCGGAACTATTACGACATGATCGCTTCCCTGCAGGAGAGGCAGCTGCGCCCGGCCCTGGAAAAGCTGCTGCCAGTGATGGCAGTCTCCTGCTGGGGTTATGTTCCGGAAAGCCTGGAGATTGTCTTCGAGCCTGTGATGACAAGCAGCCCCGCCGAAAGGGCGGAGCTGGTGCAGAAACTGTCCGGGGATGTGATTGAGGGATATAAATGCGGCCTGTTCACAAGGGAACAGGCCGTCATGGAACTCAAGACGCGGGGAGAAGAACTGGGGGTATATACCAAGGTGTAGTGAAGGGTTATTGTGCCTTTTTCTTCGGGCGGAAACGCGCGGGAAGATGGTCGGGATTGATCGCCTTGAAAAGGATGGCAGCGATGAGATAGACCACAGCACCGACTGCGATACAGATCGCAACCATCACCAGGCGCCTGAAGAAATCCGCCGAGAGTATACCCTGTATGCCCCCGAAGACGAAATTGTAAACTGCCCATACAACCACGCCCATTACGGCAGTGGCGGCCAGTGGCTTAAGAATGATGTTCGGGATGGAAAACCGGTAGCCTGAATACTTGCAGGCATAATACAGGTTCGGGAACATGGATACGGTGTAGCAGACAAGGGACGCAATGGGCGCACCGTGAATGCTGATGCCGGGAGTGCTGACCAGGATCGCATTCAGGATAACTTTGCAGACTACACCGGCAACCAGGGTCAGCATTGGAATTTTCTGCTTCCCAGCGCCCTGAAGGATGCCGGAAGTTGCCTGCACCATGGTAAACAGGATGATGGTCATGGCGGAGAACTCCAGCAGATTACCGGCCAGCATCAGTTCTTCAGGAGTAAACTTGGCATTGCTGCCATAAAGCAGGTAGACGATGGGCTTGGCCAGCAGGCTCATACCGATGGAGCAGGGGAAGCCAACCACTGAGGCAACCTGAAGGCCGATCCCGGCTTCCCGGGCCACATATTTCATATCCTTCCGGGCCAGGCCGGAGGCGATGGAGGGTACCAGGTTGGTGGACATGGCCATGGCGACGGCGGTGGGTACGTTGATCATCGTGATGACGATACCGCTGTATACGCCGTAATGCCTGCCGGCAATATCATCAGGAATACCTGTGCCCATCATCAGGCTTTTGAGCATTGCGGAGTCTATGGTGGAAGCCAGGGGAACGATACAGGCACCCAGCGTGATCGGGATGGAAATACGGACGATGCGTTTTGCCAGCTCGCGGCCGGATACGGGTTTTTCATTCGGCTGGGGAGGCAGGGGCTTCACAAAGTGGGCATGGATGA is a genomic window containing:
- a CDS encoding DUF1073 domain-containing protein, with the protein product MNCELKNRRVRGADGYANAAAFLGEDSTLLSSGTFLRSGLTSDPELLTAMYRESWLTKRIIDTPSEDMTRAWYRLSSSVDPEEIHVLRRLEARHSVKQELTNALRWARLYGGSLALMVIRGEEGRLDQPLEQEMLLPDCFQGLLVLDRAQGIEPSAELVSDLDDPDFGLPEYYTVNLDTENYRMVRLHHSRVLRFIGRELPRGETIRENFWGASEMEHIRDELLKRSAASANIAQLIFQANITTLKMSDFGELLGAGTEEQRKSVEYAMGMENRFRTSFGIQLLSRDDSLENHPYSFTGLSEIYEQFMMDMAGAAEIPATRLFGRSPQGMNATGESDLRNYYDMIASLQERQLRPALEKLLPVMAVSCWGYVPESLEIVFEPVMTSSPAERAELVQKLSGDVIEGYKCGLFTREQAVMELKTRGEELGVYTKV
- a CDS encoding polysaccharide biosynthesis protein, producing the protein MTQRQRSLIGGISVLGVAGIICKVVGVLFRIPLTHIIGTDGLGLFQQVMPAYNLLLAITSAGIPVAISRMVSHYVTIGEPGNARRTFKAALKLLTILGIVSTVILLLLSRLIATLVKTPEGYLSYMCIAPSLFFVCVMSAYRGYMQGMRRMMPTAISQLIEQVGKVAVALPLAAIGFARGGEETGWIMGSAGALLGTSLAECVAMLYMIIHAHFVKPLPPQPNEKPVSGRELAKRIVRISIPITLGACIVPLASTIDSAMLKSLMMGTGIPDDIAGRHYGVYSGIVITMINVPTAVAMAMSTNLVPSIASGLARKDMKYVAREAGIGLQVASVVGFPCSIGMSLLAKPIVYLLYGSNAKFTPEELMLAGNLLEFSAMTIILFTMVQATSGILQGAGKQKIPMLTLVAGVVCKVILNAILVSTPGISIHGAPIASLVCYTVSMFPNLYYACKYSGYRFSIPNIILKPLAATAVMGVVVWAVYNFVFGGIQGILSADFFRRLVMVAICIAVGAVVYLIAAILFKAINPDHLPARFRPKKKAQ